In Bactrocera oleae isolate idBacOlea1 chromosome 5, idBacOlea1, whole genome shotgun sequence, a genomic segment contains:
- the mAChR-C gene encoding octopamine receptor beta-2R: protein MSVTAFLTLFKYYHMFEAVDQQKCDARELTYLQQQRQANTIMTNNEMELQISANIPAILLDTITTSTAVAITTTTAETVSSTAATLSSVTPNHIIPDGIAESTIFWVTCNVLIMVCILAGNALTILAITTCRRLRRLISNMFILSLAVSDFAVGVSLPYHIAFYVGPNFGQLEHLCLLRFFLIIFCCCVSILTLITIAVDRYIAIVYALHYRRFMTRRASFIIIALNWTAGATVAIVPVFWNRFKTAIECEFYQVLPTWYMSGIITPAFVIIWSLMLLIYWRIMREAAKQSEQSRCKREVQSWSSKKQSRRMPDWKSMQVVIFIMGCFSICWLTYFIVVCMELLNVYNISVMLYKIAFSLAMFNSALNPVIYCWKNTTFRRAYWRLLRCKNPNRSKPNNMDLVVYSVDSVQSSPRRHSTVTISIIPIPSAEPVKHNDVIECSGLNNKEGESEVVQI from the exons ATGTCAGTGACAGCATTTTTAACGCTTTTCAAATATTATCATATGTTTGAAGCGGTTGATCAACAAAAATGTGATGCGCGCGAATTAActtatttacaacaacaacggcaagcAAACACAATAATGACAAACAACGAAATGGAATTGCAAATAAGTGCAAATATCCCGGCAATATTGTTAGACACGATAACAACAAGCACAGCGgtcgcaataacaacaacaactgcagaaACAGTAAGCTCCACAGCAGCAACACTGTCTTCTGTAACGCCTAATCACATCATCCCCGATGGCATCGCAGAGTCGACCATATTTTGGGTCACCTGCAATGTGCTAATAATGGTTTGCATACTAGCTGGCAACGCGCTCACCATACTGGCCATAACCACCTGTCGCCGTTTGCGCCGCCTAATCTCAAATATGTTCATACTATCGCTAGCGGTATCGGATTTTGCAGTCGGCGTGTCGCTACCCTACCACATCGCCTTCTATGTTGGTCCTAATTTCGGCCAATTGGAACATCTTTGCCTGCTGCGATTTTTTCTCATCATTTTCTGCTGCTGCGTTTCGATATTGACTTTGATCACGATCGCTGTGGATCGGTATATAGCAATTGTGTATGCGTTGCACTATCGGCG TTTTATGACGCGTCGCGCCTCCTTCATCATAATCGCATTGAATTGGACCGCAGGCGCCACGGTGGCCATTGTGCCGGTTTTTTGGAACCGCTTTAAAACCGCGATCGAATGTGAATTCTATCAGGTTCTGCCTACTTGGTATATGTCAGGCATCATAACGCCGGCCTTTGTCATCATTTGGTCGCTAATGCTCTTGATTTATTGGCGTATAATGCGTGAGGCCGCCAAGCAGTCGGAACAATCGCGTTGCAAGCGTGAAGTGCAGAGTTGGAGCAGCAAAAAGCAGTCGCGGCGAATGCCAGATTGGAAATCCATGCAG GTTGTCATTTTCATCATGGGCTGCTTCTCCATTTGTTGGCTCACCTATTTCATAGTCGTTTGCATGGAGCTACTGAATGTCTACAATATATCGGTGATGCTGTATAAGATAGCCTTCTCCTTGGCCATGTTCAATTCTGCTCTGAATCCGGTGATCTATTGCTGGAAGAATACAACGTTTCGACGCGCCTATTGGCGTTTGTTGCGGTGCAAAAATCCGAATCGCAGCAAGCCGAATAATATGGATTTGGTCGTATATAGCGTGGACTCAGTACAAAGCTCGCCGCGACGGCATAGCACTGTAACAATATCCATTATACCAATACCGTCGGCTGAGCCGGTCAAACATAACGATGTAATTGAATGTAGTGGGCTGAACAATAAGGAAGGTGAGAGTGAAGTAGTGCAGATATGA
- the nonC gene encoding serine/threonine-protein kinase Smg1, with amino-acid sequence MSDERRMQDVRLGGSVNNVRTQPQHNHLSLGEKMPTAKMPSLIVSHIYGEDMKISKILRRLQSENNATAALELCNKLEIGVRAQPNATYICRCFDLLMENMINVLKQCPEECLEKASAIMGLMGYINRNDFPVYKNYVIKAYQSCKSIRKYVMLALKTTFSCDAVNLDLSVYSERLLAVLKDYLENAEVVEIFIAVSETIAEFSKHYKRAFEVHFMDIVDIIVGWHLEVEQSANLKLHCSVALQQFAPYFLKELDFTFRLLGQFLEDIVTLGDEISHSPSPTDSLSGEVGAQNQQTKVELRIGCFIGAFNSILKTLANRVEFVGMIVGQSIVNEAAMTISKTAEQTLTVTLASEDTIMNINDFFCLLYTNSYDIINMVNIEELIALQMKQVNYFSDAPKQSLLYLILCVFRQLRTQLPLSTVTLVFETTHNPLAAIKFTNNDNLRRLFLKVYHEILMIKNVPLLQEIYRHVTADMFNAIATLEAYDDINAADQTSKMLRAEATLNFYLTALSVLATQTSSIISMYALYPSILELLITNCKAGATHLWLRHPTLHNALLSVLVVHCQKNHNFRPTSRLLSEPLFAPKHALDENNSPTSENFSLILQFLAGILSAANDLNVTNLNLLLDWVSYILTECRENAAVLQQHANFITICKSISQAVFASSLKCAKCIEIVLDYATINAEVLAYFRQAAVIMLDANDARVRSAYTSILGKLPLTICLTSDCISSDIGVRKLELNDLMQWYRSTAYNAPLRNKYFKPFLERLERDTTCGEYEPLCQYAAEVFDKCWVARSRENCSAYEAAARRSCCALALWLEYEAARQCVRNKLRTTIGKPQETFLAIEAVISKYARILSTKSGLTNVCTARKVTLSNLMSLQRNTRLLLGFIDSLEKHIYNAAEGTAFAIPALEKPIKTFFRINAHTCNEWLNRIRPSVNLIAMHSMMPELVVRNAEVILRMDKLSDVQLDHTIIMLVWALLCADESCTLQGLYIWLKTKHPKAAKRCVWILYAAEQAAGHKEQAADSYEAFLVEHESSLDTRGKEFVVEQLIYCLYYTSQWARCRRVHARYKSAEKPDDLHYELAEALVDDYESEASRSVALQNAIMDLTSWSPNSSGAGSESSVPAPETFSYYYITQQLQDACVAHALKWDAMSTPPLSEDVQACIRSGVQELPYHSRMRVGEHRNALTDMLILNHVAQKLTCTQSMYAERMHDMRNTNDTEKSTFLLKSLMWTLLFEQRLGSSADAARHYALYLDVANSARREGNGSFCRAMLQRFFRLKGFDESLSEVARMLRENEYTVSVHDADLVRGFSELAKCSYVNSANQMNAISLGAAYCTQIIQQVQEQPHATYPPSSADMLLTLADWLSPRVTGSTTCHNVIGTTVPNNNVNAALALTEMQELLQHLPDVTVHLVKESADDAVSTLIPSAEKAIGKLINASICQSSNSSDAWFAYGNWCYRWGKRLMEAKNTNEMKSGLRQRDMQAIREVLGGSVSDEAINQVVSVLNGQQLSNIDAEEDIEKSELSSSELIEQALRRVDILADKPSEQIASIIKIWRQAHRSVYVYYEMATKAYFNYLSIGTSQCEAKNTLSDCTPVTVTLRLLRLIVKYAAGLQDVLEEGLRTTPLRPWKVIIPQLFSRLSHHEPYVRKSVADLLCRLAEDRPHLIIFPAVVGAHQELKESTPPLLGNTLNDANASNNKEQQSSTQLSNCFRSLLQTLSQQAPDTVAHVQLLVKELKRVTLLWEEYWVHSLSQLYSEYAALFNALEAELKKAGGTASEKIIAKYAKLMSHVVYDMQRIAAVTSKSADTNYERNFQERYSALIASTINELNQPFNPAKPFDGWMRIKQLYGVFQQRSLRGYASTLKIADLSPVLENMRNTAISMPGVDTYAKEPVYIRSVDSAVHILPTKTKPKKLAFYGSDGRKYTYLFKGLEDLHLDERIMQFLSISNSMMARANMGVDSLQRARAFKAHHYSVIPLGSQSGLISWVDGVTPLFAIYKKWQQRDAALKQQQKERQNTQQAGVQSTEVAPAATRPSELFYSKLTPLLAEQGMKITDPRKQWPLAILRRVLEELIKETPRDLLAKELWCFANTAADWRSSVRNYSLSMSVMSVIGYVIGLGDRHLDNVLINLTSGEIVHIDYNVCFEKGKTLRVPEKVPFRMTPNLEEALGITGIEGTYRLGCEHVLKILRKERETLLTLLEAFVYDPLVDWTVSDDGTTTVARATSAHAAALSLNALDAVAASVQKEGNTKPNGPTDDVMQRKPNWENTRLSLEVRLHELKPFWTQYRDDLQTRFSEIEGALDHLIELQAEIRREEQERDRITKQSAMIRELQALGTAMGSHALNTITDRYNSCKRDEGALNVMKENVQKYQTDTNAILTIYFEHLLPTSATSELTVLQLQLCDLQQNVHTNEFELLHSLLEQSGREQLYAQCDFTRKEMDNTLYQQCRCALECIDLLQQYIGVMQFYPRSRLLENHLLKYEKAYRELLCGELSVSELQQQIEQWQESAPVDMDSVKSEVMQYAAGLEKVWIEANMELATAISDLNDQSNQVSILFDGAVATIHTFISLDPDTHTQALQSCMLETLSKTNDSFLLFEEGALDTQDYYLLNQQLNFMEMLQQMCQVAFPDADQHYYDNLLTLSETLQSLHNLKTAFQQSLPERIVRLYMQDNDDEVQTALAAICAHAPNPTDSPLRRNNGSAEVSLLFNEIYALFDDFETRVKLLRPTVEILLERMGESNFKQFVESRLFTNATSMIDNTLKYDVIANIFRSARDNVKALLHNDTQQIYDVRSFSASINDYIYTMQHTILAGLPSLFAHMLHGRLTTLAAQYPNLRCLEAATLLNAEGLCQNLLHALQQGFSGKNYQMQVLLHTKWAEHCALVGSAHFWLNEAALQQTETQLMYGFPKEKLLKSVQACSQSVSAWKHTMIKIHEDVEEYTAAVTQQLNWALQSNGSLLSLQADFMECVKAQLLRYNGLLQSATQIYDYANALLQFELLQSKDNRIQADNAFLAVLQQWQDAVASVQQSNASITPIEQSIVQLLDPEGKVDQCWIENIAGLLDEMTFASQRKLATLEHEEDALKEGLFEQGQQMLPLMDPQIRSEMRHIFKAITKNDRNARVSAAVDRVGTVAHARDLQHALRAFHNKLSELQMQLLGRNISETPPNELKAKVHELLAINAQNYAGVLELGQRFRSEDCEGASSSCRTSDSPLRNKGSYAAALEGTQKSIGNKDEATASAADDGAVDKKAGTTNNPGEQKRNAYAVSVWKRVRMKLEGRDPDSNRRCTIAEQVDYILREAMNPDNLAVLYEGWTPWV; translated from the exons GCTCAGTCAACAACGTGCGGACACAGCCCCAACATAATCATTTGTCATTGGGCGAAAAGATGCCTACAGCAAAAATGCCCTCACTTATTGTTTCACATATCTATGGGGAAGACatgaaaatatcgaaaatattgCGGCGTCTGCAATCGGAAAACAATGCGACAGCTGCATTGGAACTTTGCAACAAGTTGGAAATAGGTGTGCGGGCGCAGCCAAATGCAACATACATATGCCGTTGCTTCGATTTACTAATGGAAAACATGATAAACGTGTTGAAACAATGTCCGGAAGAGTGTTTGGAAAAGGCAAGCGCAATAATGGGTCTAATGGGCTATATTAATCGTAATGATTTCCCAGTCTACAAAAATTATGTCATTAAAGCGTATCAATCGTGTAAGTCGATTCGAAAATATGTGATGCTAGCGCTCAAAACCACATTCAG TTGCGATGCCGTCAATTTGGATTTAAGTGTGTACAGCGAACGCTTATTGGCTGTACTAAAAGATTACTTGGAAAATGCTGAGGTAGTCGAAATCTTTATAGCCGTCAGCGAGACAATTGCCGAATTTTCAAAACATTACAAGCGCGCTTTCGAAGTACATTTCATGGATATTGTCGATATTATTGTTGGTTGGCATTTAGAGGTCGAACAGTCGGCTAACCTTAAATTACACTGTTCCGTTGCATTGCAACAATTTGCGCCATACTTTCTGAAAGAATTGGATTTTACATTTCGACTTTTGGGACAATTTCTAGAGGATATTGTGACATTGGGTGATGAAATTTCGCATTCCCCATCACCAACAGACTCGCTCAGTGGCGAAGTTGGCGCACAAAATCAACAAACAAAAGTAGAATTGCGAATCGGTTGCTTTATTGGTGCATTCAACtcaattttgaaaactttagcAAATCGCGTCGAATTTGTCGGCATGATTGTGGGCCAAAGTATTGTGAATGAAGCAGCAATGACAATATCCAAAACAGCTGAACAAACGCTAACAGTTACATTAGCCAGTGAAGATACAATAATGAATATCAATGACTTTTTCTGTCTACTCTACACgaatagttacgatataattaATATGGTGAATATAGAAGAGCTAATAGCGCTGCAAATGAAACAAGTGAATTATTTTAGTGATGCACCTAAACAGAGCTTACTTTACCTAATACTTTGCGTGTTTAGGCAGCTGCGCACACAACTGCCACTATCCACAGTCACTTTGGTATTTGAAACCACACACAATCCGTTGGCCGCTATCAAATTCACCAATAACGACAATCTGCGACGCCTCTTCCTGAAGGTGTACCACGAAATATTAATGATAAAAAATGTGCCATTACTACAGGAGATCTATCGCCATGTCACCGCCGATATGTTTAATGCAATAGCAACGCTGGAAGCGTATGATGACATCAACGCTGCTGACCAAACTAGCAAGATGTTGCGCGCTGAGGCAACGCTTAATTTCTATCTGACTGCTTTGTCAGTGTTGGCCACACAAACATCGTCCATTATTAGCATGTACGCGCTATATCCTTCGATTTTGGAACTCTTAATTACGAATTGTAAAGCGGGCGCTACACACTTGTGGCTACGCCATCCTACATTGCATAACGCGTTGCTCAGTGTACTTGTCGTGCACTGCCAAAAGAATCACAATTTTCGGCCAACATCGCGTTTGCTGAGTGAGCCGCTTTTTGCACCGAAACACGCTTTGGATGAAAACAACTCACCCACATCGGAGAATTTCAGTttgattttacaatttctcgctGGCATTTTGAGCGCTGCGAATGATTTAAACGTGACTAATTTGAATTTGCTGCTCGATTGGGTGAGCTACATACTAACTGAGTGCCGTGAAAATGCCGCTGTTTTGCAACAACATGCCAACTTCATCACCATTTGCAAGTCCATAAGTCAAGCTGTGTTCGCGTCGTCACTCAAATGCGCCAAATGCATAGAAATTGTGCTCGACTATGCCACAATCAATGCTGAAGTTTTGGCATATTTTCGCCAAGCAGCGGTAATTATGCTGGACGCGAATGATGCCCGCGTACGTAGCGCGTACACAAGCATACTGGGTAAGTTACCGCTAACCATCTGTCTAACGTCCGATTGCATAAGCAGTGACATTGGTGTGCGTAAATTGGAACTCAACGATCTAATGCAATGGTATCGCTCCACCGCATACAATGCGCCATTGCGCAACAAGTATTTCAAACCGTTTCTTGAGCGCCTGGAAAGGGACACGACCTGTGGTGAATACGAACCGCTCTGTCAATACGCCGCTGAGGTATTCGACAAGTGTTGGGTGGCGCGTTCACGTGAGAACTGCTCGGCCTATGAGGCAGCAGCCAGACGTAGTTGTTGCGCGCTTGCTCTTTGGTTAGAGTACGAAGCGGCGCGTCAATGTGTACGCAATAAGTTGCGCACTACAATTGGTAAACCGCAGGAGACCTTTCTTGCCATAGAGGCAGTCATCTCAAAGTATGCGCGTATATTGTCTACAAAGAGTGGTCTGACCAATGTGTGCACGGCACGCAAAGTGACGCTGTCGAATTTAATGTCGCTACAACGTAATACGCGCCTGCTGCTCGGCTTTATCGATAGCCTGGAGAAGCATATCTATAATGCGGCCGAAGGTACCGCGTTCGCCATACCAGCGCTGGAGAAGCCGATCAAAACATTCTTCCGCATCAACGCGCACACTTGCAATGAGTGGCTGAATCGCATACGACCGAGCGTTAATTTGATTGCAATGCACAGCATGATGCCGGAGCTGGTTGTACGCAACGCGGAG GTCATTTTGCGCATGGATAAACTGAGCGACGTGCAGTTGGATCATACCATAATCATGCTGGTGTGGGCGTTACTCTGCGCCGACGAGTCTTGCACGCTGCAAGGTCTCTACATTTGGCTGAAAACGAAGCATCCGAAAGCCGCTAAGCGCTGCGTATGGATTTTGTACGCTGCTGAGCAAGCTGCTGGGCATAAAGAACAAGCCGCCGACAGCTATGAAGCGTTTCTCGTCGAACACGAGTCTAGTTTGGATACACGCGGCAAGGAATTTGTTGTTGAGCAGTTGATTTACTGCTTGTACTACACCAGTCAGTGGGCGCGTTGTCGTCGCGTTCATGCGCGTTATAAAAGCGCCGAAAAGCCAGATGATTTACACTACGAATTAGCTGAAGCGCTCGTGGATGATTACGAGAGTGAGGCCAGTCGTAGTGTCGCGCTGCAGAATGCCATCATGGATTTGACCAGCTGGTCGCCAAATAGCAGTGGTGCAGGCAGTGAATCATCCGTGCCGGCGCCAGAGACATTTTCCTACTACTATATTACGCAACAACTACAAGACGCCTGCGTTGCACATGCGCTTAAATGGGATGCCATGTCGACGCCGCCGCTTAGCGAAGACGTGCAGGCGTGTATACGCAGCGGTGTGCAAGAGTTGCCCTATCACAGTCGCATGCGCGTAGGTGAGCATCGCAACGCGCTAACCGATATGCTTATACTCAATCATGTGGCGCAAAAGTTGACTTGTACGCAGAGTATGTATGCCGAGCGCATGCATGATATGCGTAATACGAATGATACAGAGAAATctacatttttattgaaatcccTAATGTGGACGCTCTTGTTTGAGCAGCGCTTGGGCTCGTCGGCTGATGCCGCGCGTCATTATGCGCTATACTTGGATGTAGCGAATAGCGCGCGTCGCGAAGGTAACGGCAGTTTTTGTCGCGCTATGTTGCAACGCTTTTTCCGTCTAAAAGGTTTTGATGAATCGCTCTCGGAGGTGGCGCGCATGTTGCGTGAGAATGAGTACACCGTGAGCGTACATGATGCCGATCTGGTGCGCGGCTTTAGCGAGTTAGCGAAATGTTCCTATGTCAATTCGGCCAATCAAATGAATGCCATCAGCCTCGGCGCTGCTTACTGTACACAAATTATACAACAAGTGCAAGAGCAACCGCATGCCACATATCCACCGAGCAGCGCTGATATGCTGCTCACATTAGCCGATTGGCTGTCGCCGCGCGTCACGGGCTCTACAACTTGTCATAATGTGATCGGCACAACCGTGCCCAATAACAATGTGAACGCTGCACTGGCTTTGACGGAAATGCAAGAATTGTTGCAACACCTGCCCGACGTGACGGTGCATTTAGTGAAAGAGAGCGCTGACGATGCCGTTAGTACGCTCATACCTTCGGCAGAGAAAGCCATCGGCAAGCTCATCAACGCCAGCATCTGTCAGTCGAGCAACTCCAGCGATGCCTGGTTCGCCTATGGTAATTGGTGCTACCGCTGGGGCAAACGTCTGATGGAAGCTAAGAATACGAACGAAATGAAAAGCGGTCTGCGGCAACGTGATATGCAAGCGATACGCGAAGTGCTGGGCGGCAGCGTGAGCGATGAGGCAATTAACCAGGTGGTGAGTGTGCTGAATGGTCAGCAGTTGAGCAATATCGATGCAGAGGAAGATATTGAAAAAAGTGAGCTCAGTTCCAGCGAGCTAATAGAGCAGGCGTTGCGACGCGTCGACATCTTAGCCGATAAGCCGTCGGAGCAAATAGCGAGCATCATAAAGATATGGCGACAGGCGCATCGTAGCGTCTATGTATACTATGAAATGGCGACGAAagcttatttcaattatttgtcCATCGGCACGTCGCAATGTGAGGCGAAGAATACGTTGAGTGACTGTACGCCCGTTACCGTTACGTTGCGCTTGCTGCGCTTGATTGTCAAATATGCCGCAGGCCTGCAGGATGTGTTGGAGGAGGGTTTGCGCACTACACCACTGCGCCCATGGAAGGTCATCATACCGCAGCTCTTCAGTCGACTCAGTCATCATGAGCCATATGTGCGTAAGAGCGTCGCAGATCTACTTTGCCGTTTGGCGGAGGATCGTCCGCATTTGATTATATTCCCTGCTGTGGTGGGCGCGCATCAGGAATTAAAAGAGTCTACGCCACCGCTCCTTGGCAATACGCTAAATGATGCCAACGCTAGCAACAACAAAGAGCAACAGTCTAGCACGCAGCTGTCGAATTGTTTCCGTTCGTTGCTGCAAACGCTGTCACAGCAAGCGCCAGACACAGTAGCGCATGTGCAGCTGTTAGTGAAGGAATTAAAGCGCGTTACACTGTTATGGGAGGAATACTGGGTGCATTCGCTATCACAATTGTACAGTGAATATGCGGCACTGTTTAATGCGCTGGAAGCGGAATTAAAGAAGGCCGGTGGTACCGCATCAGAGAAAATAATCGCTAAGTACGCGAAATTGATGAGTCACGTGGTCTATGATATGCAGCGCATTGCCGCGGTTACCTCAAAATCGGCTGACACCAATTACGAACGTAATTTCCAAGAACGCTACAGCGCGCTAATCGCCAGCACAATAAATGAGCTGAATCAGCCCTTTAATCCCGCTAAACCGTTCGACGGTTGGATGCGCATCAAGCAATTGTATGGTGTTTTCCAGCAGCGCTCACTGCGTGGCTACGCATCCACACTGAAAATCGCCGATCTCAGTCCGGTGTTGGAGAATATGCGCAACACGGCCATATCCATGCCGGGCGTCGACACCTACGCTAAGGAACCCGTCTACATAAGGTCGGTAGACAGCGCGGTACATATTTTGCCAACCAAAACCAAACCGAAGAAGTTGGCATTTTACGGTAGCGACGGACGCAAATACACCTATCTATTTAAGGGCTTAGAAGATCTGCATTTGGACGAGCGCATAATGCAGTTCCTTTCGATTTCGAACTCTATGATGGCGCGCGCCAATATGGGCGTGGACTCATTGCAGCGCGCACGCGCATTCAAAGCGCACCACTACTCAGTCATACCGCTGGGCTCACAATCCGGTCTAATCAGTTGGGTTGATGGTGTGACGCCGCTTTTTGCCATCTATAAGAAGTGGCAACAGCGTGATGCTGccttaaaacaacaacaaaaggaaCGTCAAAATACACAGCAAGCTGGCGTGCAATCAACGGAAGTCGCACCGGCTGCCACCCGTCCATCAGAGCTGTTCTACAGCAAATTGACACCGTTGTTGGCGGAGCAAGGCATGAAAATTACCGATCCACGCAAGCAGTGGCCACTTGCCATATTGCGCCGTGTGCTTGAGGAGTTAATCAAGGAGACGCCGCGCGATTTGCTCGCCAAAGAGTTGTGGTGCTTCGCAAATACGGCGGCCGATTGGCGCAGCTCGGTGCGCAATTACTCGCTGTCCATGTCCGTAATGTCCGTTATAGGCTATGTTATCGGGCTGGGCGATCGTCACTTGGATAATGTACTGATCAATTTGACTTCGGGCGAAATCGTGCATATCGATTATAATGTGTGCTTCGAGAAGGGCAAAACATTGCGTGTGCCCGAGAAGGTGCCATTCCGCATGACACCCAATTTGGAGGAAGCCTTGGGTATAACCGGGATTGAG GGCACATACCGCCTGGGCTGTGAGCATGTGCTAAAAATATTGCGTAAAGAGCGTGAAACATTACTCACCCTGCTGGAGGCATTCGTTTATGATCCCTTAGTTGATTGGACGGTAAGTGACGATGGTACCACGACTGTAGCACGCGCCACCTCAGCGCACGCAGCTGCTTTGAGTCTGAATGCATTGGACGCGGTGGCGGCGAGCGTACAAAAGGAGGGTAACACAAAACCCAATGGACCCACAGACGACGTAATGCAGCGAAAACCGAATTGGGAAAACACACGACTGTCGCTAGAAGTGCGGCTGCACGAGCTCAAACCATTTTGGACACAATACAG AGACGATCTGCAGACGCGTTTTTCTGAGATCGAAGGTGCGCTCGACCATTTAATCGAATTGCAAGCCGAGATACGTCGAGAAGAGCAAGAACGCGATCGCATTACCAAACAATCGGCAATGATACGCGAATTGCAGGCACTCGGTACAGCGATGGGTAGTCACGCGTTAAACACGATCACCGATCGTTACAACAGTTGTAAGCGTGACGAAGGTGCTCTCAATGTGATGAaggaaaatgtgcaaaaatatcAGACGGACACCAATGCTATACTTACTATATATTTCGAACACTTGCTACCCACCTCTGCCACAAGCGAATTGACAGTATTACAATTGCAGCTATGCGATCTACAACAAAATGTACACACAAATGAATTCGAATTACTCCACAGCCTGCTCGAGCAGAGTGGCCGGGAGCAATTATATGCGCAGTGTGATTTCACGCGAAAGGAAATGGATAATACACTCTATCAACAGTGCCGTTGCGCCCTGGAATGCATTGATCTGTTGCAACAATATATCGGTGTTATGCAATTTTATCCACGCTCACGTTTGCTAGAAAACCATTTGCTCAAATATGAGAAAGCTTATCGTGAATTGTTATGCGGAGAGCTCAGCGTAAGcgagttgcaacagcaaattgaGCAGTGGCAAGAGAGCGCGCCAGTTGATATGGATAGCGTGAAGTCAGAGGTCATGCAGTATGCAGCTGGTTTGGAGAAAGTGTGGATTGAGGCGAATATGGAATTGGCCACGGCTATTAGCGATTTGAATGATCAATCGAATCAAGTG tcAATTTTGTTTGATGGCGCTGTCGCCACAATACACACATTCATCAGCTTAGATCCGGACACCCACACACAAGCGCTGCAATCCTGCATGCTTGAAACGCTGTCGAAGACTAATGATTCGTTTCTGCTCTTCGAAGAGGGTGCTTTGGATACACAAGATTATTATCTGCTCAATCAACAATTGAATTTCATGGAAATGCTACAACAAATGTGTCAAGTAGCATTCCCCGATGCGGATCAACATTATTACGATAATTTACTCACACTCTCTGAAACGCTGCAATCGTTGCATAATTTGAAAACAGCATTTCAACAATCGTTGCCTGAACGTATTGTGCGCTTATACATGCAAGACAACGACGATGAAGTGCAAACAGCTTTGGCTGCAATTTGTGCGCATGCGCCGAACCCTACCGATTCACCGTTACGCAGGAATAACGGCAGTGCTGAAGTGTCGCTGCTTTTCAACGAAATTTACGCGCTCTTCGATGATTTCGAAACGCGTGTGAAACTATTGAGACCCACTGTGGAAATACTATTGGAGCGAATGGGCGAATCCAATTTCAAGCAGTTCGTG GAATCCCGCTTGTTTACCAACGCCACATCAATGATCGATAACACCTTGAAATATGATGTAATCGCCAATATTTTCCGTTCGGCACGCGATAATGTTAAAGCATTGCTACACAACGACACACAACAAATATACGATGTGCGTAGCTTTTCAGCATCCATTAACGATTACATTTACACCATGCAACACACAATACTCGCCGGCCTGCCATCACTTTTCGCGCATATGCTACACGGCAGGTTGACCACGCTCGCCGCTCAATACCCGAATTTGCGTTGCTTGGAAGCTGCTACACTGTTGAATGCCGAGGGTTTATGCCAGAATCTGTTGCATGCCTTACAGCAAGGTTTCAGCGGCAAGAACTATCAAATGCAGGTGCTCTTGCACACCAAATGGGCTGAACATTGCGCGCTCGTTGGCAGCGcacacttttggttgaatgaagCAGCGCTGCAGCAGACAGAAACACAGTTGATGTATGGTTTTCCGAAGGAAAAACTGCTGAAATCAGTGCAAGCTTGCAGTCAGTCAGTGAGCGCTTGGAAGCACACAATGATAAAGATACACGAAGATGTGGAGGAGTATACAGCTGCCGTGACGCAGCAGCTGAACTGGGCATTGCAATCGAATGGCAGTCTGCTGTCATTGCAAGCCGACTTTATGGAATGTGTAAAGGCACAGCTGCTGCGCTACAATGGTCTGTTGCAATCGGCTACACAGATATACGATTATGCCAATGCTTTGTTGCAATTCGAATTGCTGCAGAGCAAGGATAATCGCATACAGGCTGATAATGCTTTTCTCGCTGTGCTGCAACAGTGGCAGGACGCCGTGGCCTCAGTGCAGCAGAGTAACGCAAGTATTACGCCAATTGAGCAATCAATTGTGCAGCTCTTAGATCCGGAGGGTAAAGTGGATCAGTGTTGGATAGAGAATATTGCTGGTTTGCTGGATGAAATGACGTTCGCTTCACAGCGCAAACTGGCCACACTGGAGCATGAGGAAGATGCTCTGAAAGAGGGACTTTTCGAGCAGGGACAGCAGATGCTG CCCTTGATGGACCCACAAATACGTAGCGAAATGCGTCACATCTTCAAAGCGATCACCAAGAATGATCGCAATGCACGCGTCTCTGCAGCTGTGGATAGAGTTGGTACTGTCGCGCATGCGCGTGATCTACAACACGCACTTCGCGCATTCCACAACAAATTATCGGAGCTGCAGATGCAATTACTTGGGCGTAACATCAGCGAAACCCCGCCCAATGAGCTGAAGGCCAAAGTGCATGAACTCCTTGCGATCAACGCGCAAAACTATGCTGGAGTACTAGAGTTGGGGCAACGTTTCCGAAGCGAAGACTGTGAAGGTGCGTCGTCCAGTTGCAGAACTTCTGATtcgcctttgcgcaacaaaggCAGCTATGCGGCGGCTTTGGAGGGTACACAAAAATCCATAGGCAACAAAGATGAAGCCACGGCGTCAGCGGCGGATGACGGGGCTGTTGATAAGAAAG CTGGCACAACCAACAATCCGGGTGAGCAGAAACGCAACGCTTACGCCGTGTCTGTTTGGAAGCGTGTACGCATGAAGCTGGAAGGTCGCGATCCAGACTCAAATCGACGCTGTACTATTGCCGAGCAAGTTGACTACATTCTACGCGAGGCAATGAATCCCGATAATCTAGCTGTGCTCTACGAAGGCTGGACTCCTTGGGTTTAA